The sequence attcaacctttctctatcacctttaaagctccccgagcttctcGCGTGTATGACggaatttcacctgaccaatcagtggacagcactgatcacgtgacgttttagtatcgggtagtaccgactagacccacctctgaagtaGGTACTAGCCGGTGCTAAAAatcgtaacgggtcccaccttcaacccgcggtggaaaagctcccaatcagggtagagtcgtaCCGTGTAGAGGCGTACCGGTACAAAAATGTtcagtggaaaaggggcattagaGCAGTGAGGACGTGTTTCCACAGCCTCGTATGGTCCCAGcagctgcctgtgctcacactGAGCTGATTTACAGAGAGTTtgatacgtgtgtgtgtgtgtgtgtgtgtgtgtgtgtgtgtgtgtgtgtgtgtgtgtgtgtgtgtgtgtgtgtgtgtaggcccTGGCGGATGAGTTTCTGGAAGGCTCCCTGCTGCTGGACTCCTTCCTGGAGCGCTTCCTCTCCCTGCGCTCGCTGGCTCTTAAAAGACGGGTGCGAATGGAGAAACTTCAGGAAATGATGCGACAGAGGACCGAGGGCGATCCTCCTATCATGACATCATCAGCAGGCGCCAGCCACAACCCTGCCAGCACGCCCTCCCCCTGGAATCAGACAACGGCAACcacaaccaatcagcagcagccggaCTCCAgacctcagtcctgcagctacCAGAATGCCTCTCCGACTGCAGGGGGCGCCGCCGTGCTGCCCTACAGCCAGTACCCCGGCTCCGCTCCCAACCCCCCCACTGCAGCGGCAGCAGTCCCAAACAATCCAGCTTCACAGTTCCCCCCTTACCCACCCTCAGGCTCCCCCTTCCCCCCAGCAGGGAGCTTCCCTGGGCCCCGGCCGGCCTTTGGGCCGCCCGCCTCGGTCACCTGCCCTTACCCCACCCAGCCATCCTTCCCTGCCCCACACCCTGGCTCAGCATTTGGCCAGTACACCCCCAGCCACTCCCAGAGCGCCCCTGCACCCTACTCAGCCTCCTACAGTTATGGGGGCTACAGCTACCCTGCCAGGCCCCCCTATTCCAGTTCTCAGTCCCCCACAGGGAGGCCCATCTACAGACCAGGATATGGAGTTCCACAGCAGTACTCCTGAAAGCATCACTGCTCCCTTCTTCacaattcttcctctttttttttgctgtctgcccccccacccccccc is a genomic window of Odontesthes bonariensis isolate fOdoBon6 chromosome 4, fOdoBon6.hap1, whole genome shotgun sequence containing:
- the vps37c gene encoding vacuolar protein sorting-associated protein 37C — its product is MEKLQDLSQSELQELLDNPERVESMALESDEIQNIQLEREMALASNRSLAEQNLDMKPRLESQKEVLVARYSQLEAVGETYRKHCSLRDGMVGQVSPEALFSRLQTESSKTEAESEALADEFLEGSLLLDSFLERFLSLRSLALKRRVRMEKLQEMMRQRTEGDPPIMTSSAGASHNPASTPSPWNQTTATTTNQQQPDSRPQSCSYQNASPTAGGAAVLPYSQYPGSAPNPPTAAAAVPNNPASQFPPYPPSGSPFPPAGSFPGPRPAFGPPASVTCPYPTQPSFPAPHPGSAFGQYTPSHSQSAPAPYSASYSYGGYSYPARPPYSSSQSPTGRPIYRPGYGVPQQYS